The proteins below are encoded in one region of Castor canadensis chromosome 6, mCasCan1.hap1v2, whole genome shotgun sequence:
- the LOC141424271 gene encoding uncharacterized protein has translation MSFVKEEVAEVLKYWALGEWPIVNLLPTHPVGLQSQGAPRMQDILFSRVEQSHFTQHRLGSGSRDPSEMLVVLLSVALLALSSAHRHGEGLEPLNQSPHQRPQAEEQPQRPSGIDGNNDEAPQQGVQQQGGPPQGPPQGGPPQGPPQGGPPQGPPQGGRQQRSPQGPPQGGPPQGPPQGGPPQGPPQGGRQQRSPQGPLQGAPPQGPPQGGPPQGPPQGGRQQRSPQGGPPQGPPQGGPPQGPPQGPPQGGRQQRSPQGGPPQGPPQGGPPQGPPQGGPPQGPPQEGRQQRSPQGDHHRVHHKGVHLKDHH, from the exons ATGTCGTTCGTGAAGGAAGAAGTGGCAGAAGTGCTTAAATACTGGGCACTAGGCG AATGGCCCATTgtcaacctcctccccacccatcCTGTTGGGCTACAATCCCAAGGAGCACCAAGGATGCAGGACATCCTGTTTAGTCGCGT GGAACAGTCCCATTTCACCCAGCACAGGCTTGGGAGCGGCTCCAGAGACCCCTCCGAGATGCTGGTCGTCCTGCTCTCAGTGGCCTTGCTGGCCCTGAGCTCAGCTCACAGACATGGTGAAG GACTTGAACCCCTAAACCAGAGCCCACATCAGAGACCACAAGCTGAAGAACAACCACAAAGACCCTCTGGCATTGACGGTAACAACGATGAGGCTCCTCAGCAGGGAGTACAACAGCAAggaggcccaccacaaggaccacctcaaggaggcccaccacaaggaccaccacaaggaggcccaccacaaggaccacctcaAGGAGGCCGACAACAACGAtcaccacaaggaccaccccaagggggcccaccacaaggaccaccacaaggaggcccaccacaaggaccacctcaAGGAGGCCGACAACAACGATCACCACAAGGACCACTCCAAGGGgccccaccacaaggaccaccacaaggaggcccaccacaaggaccacctcaAGGAGGACGACAACAACGATCACCACAAgggggcccaccacaaggaccaccacagggaggcccaccacaaggaccacctcaaggaccaccacaaggagGCCGACAACAACGATCACCACAAGGGGgtccaccacaaggaccaccacaagggggcccaccacaaggaccaccacaaggaggcccaccacaaggaccaccccaAGAAGGACGACAACAACGATCACCACAAgggg ATCACCACAGGGTCCACCACAAGGGGGTCCACCTCAAGGACCACCACTAg